ATGAGCGAAATTTCTGGTTTTAGTGGTGGTGATTGGGCCCAAAATGGAGCCTTGTTTGTTCCGCGTATCGGGCTTTCGGCGGCACCTGCCGAGGGGTATGTGTGCATGCAGTATGGAAGCCATGGAACGTATGCGGTTGCCATCAAGAAAAAAAACAATAACATGATCGTCCCGATGTGGAGATCTGGTGCTTATTGGAGTAAGCTGTAGGTTTGTTATGGTGAAACTTTTGAAGAATAAGAAAGGCTTTGGTATTGTTGAAATTCTGGTCGCTGCTGCGGTCCTCGGTTTTATGTACATGGCTATATTGAATCTTCAGGGCGGAAACCATGATGCATTGCTGCGCATCCGCGGCCGTGACGGGGCTATTGAAGTGGCCCAGCAGGTTTTGGATTCCCTCAAGTCCGTAGGTATAGCCTCTATCCCCTCGAAGTCTCTTTCGGATACGACTTTTGATGTGCATGATATTGACCGCAAGTGGGCTCGTGGTCTTGGCGATTCCGCAACGGTGACGTACTCTTCGCAGGTGACTGTGGCGGCAACGCAAAATTATACTTCGAAGGATTCTTCGCAGTACGAGACGATTCGCCACGTTTACGCAAAACAGGTGAAGGTCAAAGTCTCCTGGAATTTCAAAGGCACAACGCAGTCTATCGAAGTCTCGAGTGTAATTAGATGAAATGTCATCCTGAGCGAAGTCGAAGACAACTCAGAAGGTGAGTGTTGCGTCCATGCTAGCATGGACATAACCGAGCCAAGAAGTTGGGGCATTTGCCCCCATCCAGTAAAAATATTCGCTAGAAATAACTGGATTCCTCGTCCTAACGGACTCGGAATGACGTTGTTCTGTCTGTTAATTCCCTAAAATGTGCATGATTACGGGCCGGTTCTTGCCGGCTTCTGTTTTATGTATTGTGAGCTTGCCGGTGCTGTCGTAACTGAACTGTTCACCGACGCGTTCGCCGTTCACGTAGTTGAGGCTGTCCTTCAATATGCCGCTCGGATACCAGTTGCGCCAGATGCCATGGCGTTTGGATTTGCCGTCAGGAGATCTTTGCCAAAAACCTTCGCTTGCCATTTTGCCACCCATGCTGTCTGGGTAGAAACTGCGGCTTATGCGAAGAGCTGGATCTCCATAGCTTGTCGGTGGATCGTCGTACGCCCAGAATTCTTCGTACAAAAGAACGTGTCCTGCCTTGATGTAGCGTAACGATACCGGAAACTTGCCGATGCTTTGTTTGAACGCATCCTTGTAGCTTAAGGTGCAAGTGTCGAGTGTCCCGCTGGGCCAAGAAGAACGGACAAACGAAGTCTCGGCGCAGAACAGCGTGGAAGAGTTGGCACAAGTTCCGTAGGAAATGCCGGAGCTTTCTACAGGTCCGTCTGTTTCTTCCGTAATAAAATTGCTTTCCCGTACAACGTTGTTGTTTTCGTCGAACCACTGTATTTTTTCACGCCCCTTGAAATAATCCGACTTGATTTTTTTGATGAGGGAACCGTCAGCCCTGTAGGTGGTGTGTGCTCCGAAGTCGATTTCGTTGTCGATGAGCCCTTCTTCCTTGATTTGAGCTTTTTCGCAATTTCCTGCAGTAGAATCGACGGTGCCGTATGATTCGTAGTATTTCTTATATACTCCGTCTAAATGGTCGTCGGAACATTCAAAGTGCTCTATAATTTTGCAGTTTCGACCGTAACGCTTGATGTACCCTGGTATTGGTGAGGATTCTTCAGAACTGTTTTTCGTCATGTCATGACAGTTGCTGTTTTCTTCGGCGAGAATTCCGTTGTCGTGCCACTTTTTCCATACTCCAGTGGGGTTGCCTTTGTCGTCGTAATGTTTTTCAAAAGCCTTTAAACCATTGTGGTGATAGCCTTCCCAGTCGCCTACGGGGTGGTCTTCCTTGTAATACTGGACCGCTTCAACTTTCTTGTTCTGGTAGTAGACCGTCCACTTGCCGTCTTTTTTCCCTTTGTTGTAGCATCCGATCATTGCGACATCGCCAAAGCCTGTCCAACGTTTGAATTCACCATGCGGGAGGCTGTCTTCGTAGGGAATTTCTAGCTCCTTGATGCCGTCGTTGTACCATTCGTTACGCTTGAGGATGGTTCCGTCGGGGTAGACCCAGATGGAGGTCTTTTTGACGCCGTTTGCGTGCCTTGCGAGGATATGTTCTTCTGCCCGCTCGACTGTACAGCCGGCGAAATAGCATAAAATGGCAAAAAAGGCGATTAAATTAAGGAGTCTCATTGTTCGTAAAGTAGAAAAAAAGTAATTTCTAGATGTGAACGGACAGACGAAAAAATCAATTGCAGAAACTTTGCACATGAAAATCCAGACGCCCTGGATTTGGCTTGTCGTCGTTCTTACGATTTGTTTGACGGCTCTGTTTTATGTTTCGCAAAAACCGCAAGTCGCCGTTTATTCCCAATACGTGAAGTCGCTTTGTGATTACCAGTTTGCCGATGCGAGCCTCATGCGTTCGATGGAACGCGTCC
This genomic stretch from Fibrobacter sp. UWB16 harbors:
- a CDS encoding type II secretion system protein: MVKLLKNKKGFGIVEILVAAAVLGFMYMAILNLQGGNHDALLRIRGRDGAIEVAQQVLDSLKSVGIASIPSKSLSDTTFDVHDIDRKWARGLGDSATVTYSSQVTVAATQNYTSKDSSQYETIRHVYAKQVKVKVSWNFKGTTQSIEVSSVIR
- a CDS encoding toxin-antitoxin system YwqK family antitoxin, with the translated sequence MRLLNLIAFFAILCYFAGCTVERAEEHILARHANGVKKTSIWVYPDGTILKRNEWYNDGIKELEIPYEDSLPHGEFKRWTGFGDVAMIGCYNKGKKDGKWTVYYQNKKVEAVQYYKEDHPVGDWEGYHHNGLKAFEKHYDDKGNPTGVWKKWHDNGILAEENSNCHDMTKNSSEESSPIPGYIKRYGRNCKIIEHFECSDDHLDGVYKKYYESYGTVDSTAGNCEKAQIKEEGLIDNEIDFGAHTTYRADGSLIKKIKSDYFKGREKIQWFDENNNVVRESNFITEETDGPVESSGISYGTCANSSTLFCAETSFVRSSWPSGTLDTCTLSYKDAFKQSIGKFPVSLRYIKAGHVLLYEEFWAYDDPPTSYGDPALRISRSFYPDSMGGKMASEGFWQRSPDGKSKRHGIWRNWYPSGILKDSLNYVNGERVGEQFSYDSTGKLTIHKTEAGKNRPVIMHILGN